A DNA window from Brassica napus cultivar Da-Ae chromosome A4, Da-Ae, whole genome shotgun sequence contains the following coding sequences:
- the LOC106420765 gene encoding crossover junction endonuclease EME1A isoform X3 codes for MSYPIFISDDDATPPPPFPSNKRPRKTPPTPTIEPEASSSPLLVDDDDDVTVVKCPLGSAAGSSSRRREEILSGKGVISLDSDSEDTPGAGAETSNKYGPTILVDSLEQPCRLEPLISDSDSDNSTDWLRGPSSQSSLPKVAIEVDSDQENEDVSVEKMSRQKQASCSKSPSLSGNALPRKRLSKDERIRAAEEKKLRKEQEKLQRAASKAEEAEKRKLDKEMQKLGKGKLAIKSIVAEIDLQLIEGALGAPLITLFAEKCITYRVTSNPIKSSIVWTMTTPPEDVSQKIPYVLLVYEAEEFCNLVANERLLENVSRVRDQYPSYTVCYLTNKLISYVEKREKKDYNVGKSNGWKRPPIDEVLAKLTTHYDRVHSRHCIDGPEVAAHVVGLTSSLASCHFRKKSSWLSVKAEGVVASMDSVDKHLIKKSPWLKALIAIPKVQPRYAVAVGKKYPTMKSLLKVYMDPNKSEQEKELLLKDLKLEGLTGKYTNLGIVGSKRIYRVLMSRDGELKTDEVASQIYSPHDLD; via the exons ATGAGTTATCCGATTTTCATCTCCGACGATGATGCTACTCCTCCACCTCCATTCCCATCCAACAAGAGGCCTCGAAAGACTCCTCCCACCCCTACCATCGAACCcgaagcttcttcttctcctctgctcgtcgacgacgacgacgacgtcACCGTCGTCAAATGTCCCCTTGGTTCCGCAGCTGGCTCCTCTTCGCGGCGCCGTGAAGAAATTTTATCCG GTAAAGGAGTGATATCTCTTGACTCGGATTCTGAAGACACTCCTGGAGCAGGAGCTGAGACTTCGAACAAGTATGGGCCCACCATACTTGTTGATTCTTTGGAGCAGCCTTGTCGATTGGAACCTCTTATCAGTGATTCAGATTCTG ATAATAGTACTGATTGGTTGCGGGGACCCAGTTCTCAATCTTCACTTCCCAAAGTTGCTATTGAG GTCGATTCTGACCAAGAGAATGAAGACGTAAGTGTTGAGAAAATGAGTCGCCAAAAGCAGGCCTCATGCTCTAAAAGTCCTTCTCTTTCTGGTAACGCATTGCCAAGAAAGCGGTTGTCAAAGGATGAGAGAATCCGTGCCGCAGAGGAAAAGAAGTTAAGGAAAGAA CAAGAGAAATTACAGAGAGCTGCCTCGAAagcagaagaagctgagaaAAGAAAGTTGGACAAGGAAATGCAGAAACTTGGAAAGGGAAAGCTGGCGATTAAATCTATAGTCGCTGAGATTGATCTTCAATTGATTGAAGGAGCCCTTGGAG CACCTCTGATCACACTGTTCGCTGAGAAATGCATTACATACCGTGTAACCTCTAACCCAATCAAGAGTTCTATTGTGTGGACAATGACGACACCTCCGGAGGATGTTTCTCAG AAGATTCCATATGTTTTACTTGTGTACGAGGCTGAAGAATTTTGCAATCTTGTTGCAAATGAAAGACTTCTAGAAAACGTCTCGAGAGTTCGGGACCAATACCCATCTTATACAGTGTGCTACCTCACAAATAAATTGATTTCATACGTTGAAAAAAG GGAAAAGAAAGATTATAACGTGGGAAAATCCAATGGTTGGAAGCGACCTCCTATTGATGAG GTGCTTGCAAAGTTAACAACGCACTATGATAGAGTGCATTCCAGGCATTGTATAGATGGGCCTGAGGTGGCTGCACATGTTGTTGGTTTAACAAGCAGTCTGGCCTCTTGCCACTTCAG GAAAAAGTCATCTTGGTTATCAGTAAAGGCTGAAGGTGTTGTAGCCTCCATGGATTCTGTTGACAAGCACTTGATTAAGAAGAGTCCATG GTTAAAAGCTTTAATAGCAATACCAAAGGTGCAGCCAAGATACGCGGTAGCAGTGGGGAAGAAATATCCAACAATGAAGTCTCTTCTTAAGGTGTATATGGATCCTAACAAATCGGAACAAGAGAAAGAGTTGCTTCTAAAGGACTTGAAGTTAGAAGGGTTAACAGGAAAATACACAAACTTAGGAATAGTTGGTTCTAAGCGGATATATAGAGTTCTCATGTCTAGGGATGGAGAACTTAAGACTGATGAAGTGGCTTCACAGATTTATTCTCCACATGACTTGGACTAG
- the LOC106420765 gene encoding crossover junction endonuclease EME1A isoform X4, translated as MNQWVWFISKSKSIVPPSHSLESYSLLFRQVQFLSPSLSMSYPIFISDDDATPPPPFPSNKRPRKTPPTPTIEPEASSSPLLVDDDDDVTVVKCPLGSAAGSSSRRREEILSGVISLDSDSEDTPGAGAETSNKYGPTILVDSLEQPCRLEPLISDSDSDNSTDWLRGPSSQSSLPKVAIEVDSDQENEDVSVEKMSRQKQASCSKSPSLSGNALPRKRLSKDERIRAAEEKKLRKEQEKLQRAASKAEEAEKRKLDKEMQKLGKGKLAIKSIVAEIDLQLIEGALGAPLITLFAEKCITYRVTSNPIKSSIVWTMTTPPEDVSQKIPYVLLVYEAEEFCNLVANERLLENVSRVRDQYPSYTVCYLTNKLISYVEKREKKDYNVGKSNGWKRPPIDEVLAKLTTHYDRVHSRHCIDGPEVAAHVVGLTSSLASCHFRKKSSWLSVKAEGVVASMDSVDKHLIKKSPWLKALIAIPKVQPRYAVAVGKKYPTMKSLLKVYMDPNKSEQEKELLLKDLKLEGLTGKYTNLGIVGSKRIYRVLMSRDGELKTDEVASQIYSPHDLD; from the exons ATGAATCAATGGGTTTGGTTCATCAGTAAAAGTAAATCGATAGTCCCGCCTTCACACTCACTCGAATCGTACTCCCTACTCTTTCGCCAAGTTCAATTTCTTTCTCCGTCTCTGTCAATGAGTTATCCGATTTTCATCTCCGACGATGATGCTACTCCTCCACCTCCATTCCCATCCAACAAGAGGCCTCGAAAGACTCCTCCCACCCCTACCATCGAACCcgaagcttcttcttctcctctgctcgtcgacgacgacgacgacgtcACCGTCGTCAAATGTCCCCTTGGTTCCGCAGCTGGCTCCTCTTCGCGGCGCCGTGAAGAAATTTTATCCG GAGTGATATCTCTTGACTCGGATTCTGAAGACACTCCTGGAGCAGGAGCTGAGACTTCGAACAAGTATGGGCCCACCATACTTGTTGATTCTTTGGAGCAGCCTTGTCGATTGGAACCTCTTATCAGTGATTCAGATTCTG ATAATAGTACTGATTGGTTGCGGGGACCCAGTTCTCAATCTTCACTTCCCAAAGTTGCTATTGAG GTCGATTCTGACCAAGAGAATGAAGACGTAAGTGTTGAGAAAATGAGTCGCCAAAAGCAGGCCTCATGCTCTAAAAGTCCTTCTCTTTCTGGTAACGCATTGCCAAGAAAGCGGTTGTCAAAGGATGAGAGAATCCGTGCCGCAGAGGAAAAGAAGTTAAGGAAAGAA CAAGAGAAATTACAGAGAGCTGCCTCGAAagcagaagaagctgagaaAAGAAAGTTGGACAAGGAAATGCAGAAACTTGGAAAGGGAAAGCTGGCGATTAAATCTATAGTCGCTGAGATTGATCTTCAATTGATTGAAGGAGCCCTTGGAG CACCTCTGATCACACTGTTCGCTGAGAAATGCATTACATACCGTGTAACCTCTAACCCAATCAAGAGTTCTATTGTGTGGACAATGACGACACCTCCGGAGGATGTTTCTCAG AAGATTCCATATGTTTTACTTGTGTACGAGGCTGAAGAATTTTGCAATCTTGTTGCAAATGAAAGACTTCTAGAAAACGTCTCGAGAGTTCGGGACCAATACCCATCTTATACAGTGTGCTACCTCACAAATAAATTGATTTCATACGTTGAAAAAAG GGAAAAGAAAGATTATAACGTGGGAAAATCCAATGGTTGGAAGCGACCTCCTATTGATGAG GTGCTTGCAAAGTTAACAACGCACTATGATAGAGTGCATTCCAGGCATTGTATAGATGGGCCTGAGGTGGCTGCACATGTTGTTGGTTTAACAAGCAGTCTGGCCTCTTGCCACTTCAG GAAAAAGTCATCTTGGTTATCAGTAAAGGCTGAAGGTGTTGTAGCCTCCATGGATTCTGTTGACAAGCACTTGATTAAGAAGAGTCCATG GTTAAAAGCTTTAATAGCAATACCAAAGGTGCAGCCAAGATACGCGGTAGCAGTGGGGAAGAAATATCCAACAATGAAGTCTCTTCTTAAGGTGTATATGGATCCTAACAAATCGGAACAAGAGAAAGAGTTGCTTCTAAAGGACTTGAAGTTAGAAGGGTTAACAGGAAAATACACAAACTTAGGAATAGTTGGTTCTAAGCGGATATATAGAGTTCTCATGTCTAGGGATGGAGAACTTAAGACTGATGAAGTGGCTTCACAGATTTATTCTCCACATGACTTGGACTAG
- the LOC106420765 gene encoding crossover junction endonuclease EME1A isoform X1, with translation MSYPIFISDDDATPPPPFPSNKRPRKTPPTPTIEPEASSSPLLVDDDDDVTVVKCPLGSAAGSSSRRREEILSGKGVISLDSDSEDTPGAGAETSNKYGPTILVDSLEQPCRLEPLISDSDSDNSTDWLRGPSSQSSLPKVAIEVDSDQENEDVSVEKMSRQKQASCSKSPSLSGNALPRKRLSKDERIRAAEEKKLRKEQEKLQRAASKAEEAEKRKLDKEMQKLGKGKLAIKSIVAEIDLQLIEGALGAPLITLFAEKCITYRVTSNPIKSSIVWTMTTPPEDVSQKIPYVLLVYEAEEFCNLVANERLLENVSRVRDQYPSYTVCYLTNKLISYVEKRLGVIREKKDYNVGKSNGWKRPPIDEVLAKLTTHYDRVHSRHCIDGPEVAAHVVGLTSSLASCHFRKKSSWLSVKAEGVVASMDSVDKHLIKKSPWLKALIAIPKVQPRYAVAVGKKYPTMKSLLKVYMDPNKSEQEKELLLKDLKLEGLTGKYTNLGIVGSKRIYRVLMSRDGELKTDEVASQIYSPHDLD, from the exons ATGAGTTATCCGATTTTCATCTCCGACGATGATGCTACTCCTCCACCTCCATTCCCATCCAACAAGAGGCCTCGAAAGACTCCTCCCACCCCTACCATCGAACCcgaagcttcttcttctcctctgctcgtcgacgacgacgacgacgtcACCGTCGTCAAATGTCCCCTTGGTTCCGCAGCTGGCTCCTCTTCGCGGCGCCGTGAAGAAATTTTATCCG GTAAAGGAGTGATATCTCTTGACTCGGATTCTGAAGACACTCCTGGAGCAGGAGCTGAGACTTCGAACAAGTATGGGCCCACCATACTTGTTGATTCTTTGGAGCAGCCTTGTCGATTGGAACCTCTTATCAGTGATTCAGATTCTG ATAATAGTACTGATTGGTTGCGGGGACCCAGTTCTCAATCTTCACTTCCCAAAGTTGCTATTGAG GTCGATTCTGACCAAGAGAATGAAGACGTAAGTGTTGAGAAAATGAGTCGCCAAAAGCAGGCCTCATGCTCTAAAAGTCCTTCTCTTTCTGGTAACGCATTGCCAAGAAAGCGGTTGTCAAAGGATGAGAGAATCCGTGCCGCAGAGGAAAAGAAGTTAAGGAAAGAA CAAGAGAAATTACAGAGAGCTGCCTCGAAagcagaagaagctgagaaAAGAAAGTTGGACAAGGAAATGCAGAAACTTGGAAAGGGAAAGCTGGCGATTAAATCTATAGTCGCTGAGATTGATCTTCAATTGATTGAAGGAGCCCTTGGAG CACCTCTGATCACACTGTTCGCTGAGAAATGCATTACATACCGTGTAACCTCTAACCCAATCAAGAGTTCTATTGTGTGGACAATGACGACACCTCCGGAGGATGTTTCTCAG AAGATTCCATATGTTTTACTTGTGTACGAGGCTGAAGAATTTTGCAATCTTGTTGCAAATGAAAGACTTCTAGAAAACGTCTCGAGAGTTCGGGACCAATACCCATCTTATACAGTGTGCTACCTCACAAATAAATTGATTTCATACGTTGAAAAAAGGTTGGGTGTGATAAG GGAAAAGAAAGATTATAACGTGGGAAAATCCAATGGTTGGAAGCGACCTCCTATTGATGAG GTGCTTGCAAAGTTAACAACGCACTATGATAGAGTGCATTCCAGGCATTGTATAGATGGGCCTGAGGTGGCTGCACATGTTGTTGGTTTAACAAGCAGTCTGGCCTCTTGCCACTTCAG GAAAAAGTCATCTTGGTTATCAGTAAAGGCTGAAGGTGTTGTAGCCTCCATGGATTCTGTTGACAAGCACTTGATTAAGAAGAGTCCATG GTTAAAAGCTTTAATAGCAATACCAAAGGTGCAGCCAAGATACGCGGTAGCAGTGGGGAAGAAATATCCAACAATGAAGTCTCTTCTTAAGGTGTATATGGATCCTAACAAATCGGAACAAGAGAAAGAGTTGCTTCTAAAGGACTTGAAGTTAGAAGGGTTAACAGGAAAATACACAAACTTAGGAATAGTTGGTTCTAAGCGGATATATAGAGTTCTCATGTCTAGGGATGGAGAACTTAAGACTGATGAAGTGGCTTCACAGATTTATTCTCCACATGACTTGGACTAG
- the LOC106420765 gene encoding crossover junction endonuclease EME1A isoform X6 — translation MMLLLHLHSHPTRGLERLLPPLPSNPKLLLLLCSSTTTTTSPSSNVPLVPQLAPLRGAVKKFYPGLTVNIGIVIFGKGVISLDSDSEDTPGAGAETSNKYGPTILVDSLEQPCRLEPLISDSDSDNSTDWLRGPSSQSSLPKVAIEVDSDQENEDVSVEKMSRQKQASCSKSPSLSGNALPRKRLSKDERIRAAEEKKLRKEQEKLQRAASKAEEAEKRKLDKEMQKLGKGKLAIKSIVAEIDLQLIEGALGAPLITLFAEKCITYRVTSNPIKSSIVWTMTTPPEDVSQKIPYVLLVYEAEEFCNLVANERLLENVSRVRDQYPSYTVCYLTNKLISYVEKREKKDYNVGKSNGWKRPPIDEVLAKLTTHYDRVHSRHCIDGPEVAAHVVGLTSSLASCHFRKKSSWLSVKAEGVVASMDSVDKHLIKKSPWLKALIAIPKVQPRYAVAVGKKYPTMKSLLKVYMDPNKSEQEKELLLKDLKLEGLTGKYTNLGIVGSKRIYRVLMSRDGELKTDEVASQIYSPHDLD, via the exons ATGATGCTACTCCTCCACCTCCATTCCCATCCAACAAGAGGCCTCGAAAGACTCCTCCCACCCCTACCATCGAACCcgaagcttcttcttctcctctgctcgtcgacgacgacgacgacgtcACCGTCGTCAAATGTCCCCTTGGTTCCGCAGCTGGCTCCTCTTCGCGGCGCCGTGAAGAAATTTTATCCG GGTTTAACTGTAAATATTGGAATTGTGATATTTGGTAAAGGAGTGATATCTCTTGACTCGGATTCTGAAGACACTCCTGGAGCAGGAGCTGAGACTTCGAACAAGTATGGGCCCACCATACTTGTTGATTCTTTGGAGCAGCCTTGTCGATTGGAACCTCTTATCAGTGATTCAGATTCTG ATAATAGTACTGATTGGTTGCGGGGACCCAGTTCTCAATCTTCACTTCCCAAAGTTGCTATTGAG GTCGATTCTGACCAAGAGAATGAAGACGTAAGTGTTGAGAAAATGAGTCGCCAAAAGCAGGCCTCATGCTCTAAAAGTCCTTCTCTTTCTGGTAACGCATTGCCAAGAAAGCGGTTGTCAAAGGATGAGAGAATCCGTGCCGCAGAGGAAAAGAAGTTAAGGAAAGAA CAAGAGAAATTACAGAGAGCTGCCTCGAAagcagaagaagctgagaaAAGAAAGTTGGACAAGGAAATGCAGAAACTTGGAAAGGGAAAGCTGGCGATTAAATCTATAGTCGCTGAGATTGATCTTCAATTGATTGAAGGAGCCCTTGGAG CACCTCTGATCACACTGTTCGCTGAGAAATGCATTACATACCGTGTAACCTCTAACCCAATCAAGAGTTCTATTGTGTGGACAATGACGACACCTCCGGAGGATGTTTCTCAG AAGATTCCATATGTTTTACTTGTGTACGAGGCTGAAGAATTTTGCAATCTTGTTGCAAATGAAAGACTTCTAGAAAACGTCTCGAGAGTTCGGGACCAATACCCATCTTATACAGTGTGCTACCTCACAAATAAATTGATTTCATACGTTGAAAAAAG GGAAAAGAAAGATTATAACGTGGGAAAATCCAATGGTTGGAAGCGACCTCCTATTGATGAG GTGCTTGCAAAGTTAACAACGCACTATGATAGAGTGCATTCCAGGCATTGTATAGATGGGCCTGAGGTGGCTGCACATGTTGTTGGTTTAACAAGCAGTCTGGCCTCTTGCCACTTCAG GAAAAAGTCATCTTGGTTATCAGTAAAGGCTGAAGGTGTTGTAGCCTCCATGGATTCTGTTGACAAGCACTTGATTAAGAAGAGTCCATG GTTAAAAGCTTTAATAGCAATACCAAAGGTGCAGCCAAGATACGCGGTAGCAGTGGGGAAGAAATATCCAACAATGAAGTCTCTTCTTAAGGTGTATATGGATCCTAACAAATCGGAACAAGAGAAAGAGTTGCTTCTAAAGGACTTGAAGTTAGAAGGGTTAACAGGAAAATACACAAACTTAGGAATAGTTGGTTCTAAGCGGATATATAGAGTTCTCATGTCTAGGGATGGAGAACTTAAGACTGATGAAGTGGCTTCACAGATTTATTCTCCACATGACTTGGACTAG
- the LOC106420765 gene encoding crossover junction endonuclease EME1A isoform X5: MMLLLHLHSHPTRGLERLLPPLPSNPKLLLLLCSSTTTTTSPSSNVPLVPQLAPLRGAVKKFYPGLTVNIGIVIFGKGVISLDSDSEDTPGAGAETSNKYGPTILVDSLEQPCRLEPLISDSDSDNSTDWLRGPSSQSSLPKVAIEVDSDQENEDVSVEKMSRQKQASCSKSPSLSGNALPRKRLSKDERIRAAEEKKLRKEQEKLQRAASKAEEAEKRKLDKEMQKLGKGKLAIKSIVAEIDLQLIEGALGAPLITLFAEKCITYRVTSNPIKSSIVWTMTTPPEDVSQKIPYVLLVYEAEEFCNLVANERLLENVSRVRDQYPSYTVCYLTNKLISYVEKRLGVIREKKDYNVGKSNGWKRPPIDEVLAKLTTHYDRVHSRHCIDGPEVAAHVVGLTSSLASCHFRKKSSWLSVKAEGVVASMDSVDKHLIKKSPWLKALIAIPKVQPRYAVAVGKKYPTMKSLLKVYMDPNKSEQEKELLLKDLKLEGLTGKYTNLGIVGSKRIYRVLMSRDGELKTDEVASQIYSPHDLD; the protein is encoded by the exons ATGATGCTACTCCTCCACCTCCATTCCCATCCAACAAGAGGCCTCGAAAGACTCCTCCCACCCCTACCATCGAACCcgaagcttcttcttctcctctgctcgtcgacgacgacgacgacgtcACCGTCGTCAAATGTCCCCTTGGTTCCGCAGCTGGCTCCTCTTCGCGGCGCCGTGAAGAAATTTTATCCG GGTTTAACTGTAAATATTGGAATTGTGATATTTGGTAAAGGAGTGATATCTCTTGACTCGGATTCTGAAGACACTCCTGGAGCAGGAGCTGAGACTTCGAACAAGTATGGGCCCACCATACTTGTTGATTCTTTGGAGCAGCCTTGTCGATTGGAACCTCTTATCAGTGATTCAGATTCTG ATAATAGTACTGATTGGTTGCGGGGACCCAGTTCTCAATCTTCACTTCCCAAAGTTGCTATTGAG GTCGATTCTGACCAAGAGAATGAAGACGTAAGTGTTGAGAAAATGAGTCGCCAAAAGCAGGCCTCATGCTCTAAAAGTCCTTCTCTTTCTGGTAACGCATTGCCAAGAAAGCGGTTGTCAAAGGATGAGAGAATCCGTGCCGCAGAGGAAAAGAAGTTAAGGAAAGAA CAAGAGAAATTACAGAGAGCTGCCTCGAAagcagaagaagctgagaaAAGAAAGTTGGACAAGGAAATGCAGAAACTTGGAAAGGGAAAGCTGGCGATTAAATCTATAGTCGCTGAGATTGATCTTCAATTGATTGAAGGAGCCCTTGGAG CACCTCTGATCACACTGTTCGCTGAGAAATGCATTACATACCGTGTAACCTCTAACCCAATCAAGAGTTCTATTGTGTGGACAATGACGACACCTCCGGAGGATGTTTCTCAG AAGATTCCATATGTTTTACTTGTGTACGAGGCTGAAGAATTTTGCAATCTTGTTGCAAATGAAAGACTTCTAGAAAACGTCTCGAGAGTTCGGGACCAATACCCATCTTATACAGTGTGCTACCTCACAAATAAATTGATTTCATACGTTGAAAAAAGGTTGGGTGTGATAAG GGAAAAGAAAGATTATAACGTGGGAAAATCCAATGGTTGGAAGCGACCTCCTATTGATGAG GTGCTTGCAAAGTTAACAACGCACTATGATAGAGTGCATTCCAGGCATTGTATAGATGGGCCTGAGGTGGCTGCACATGTTGTTGGTTTAACAAGCAGTCTGGCCTCTTGCCACTTCAG GAAAAAGTCATCTTGGTTATCAGTAAAGGCTGAAGGTGTTGTAGCCTCCATGGATTCTGTTGACAAGCACTTGATTAAGAAGAGTCCATG GTTAAAAGCTTTAATAGCAATACCAAAGGTGCAGCCAAGATACGCGGTAGCAGTGGGGAAGAAATATCCAACAATGAAGTCTCTTCTTAAGGTGTATATGGATCCTAACAAATCGGAACAAGAGAAAGAGTTGCTTCTAAAGGACTTGAAGTTAGAAGGGTTAACAGGAAAATACACAAACTTAGGAATAGTTGGTTCTAAGCGGATATATAGAGTTCTCATGTCTAGGGATGGAGAACTTAAGACTGATGAAGTGGCTTCACAGATTTATTCTCCACATGACTTGGACTAG
- the LOC106420765 gene encoding crossover junction endonuclease EME1A isoform X2, with amino-acid sequence MNQWVWFISKSKSIVPPSHSLESYSLLFRQVQFLSPSLSMSYPIFISDDDATPPPPFPSNKRPRKTPPTPTIEPEASSSPLLVDDDDDVTVVKCPLGSAAGSSSRRREEILSGVISLDSDSEDTPGAGAETSNKYGPTILVDSLEQPCRLEPLISDSDSDNSTDWLRGPSSQSSLPKVAIEVDSDQENEDVSVEKMSRQKQASCSKSPSLSGNALPRKRLSKDERIRAAEEKKLRKEQEKLQRAASKAEEAEKRKLDKEMQKLGKGKLAIKSIVAEIDLQLIEGALGAPLITLFAEKCITYRVTSNPIKSSIVWTMTTPPEDVSQKIPYVLLVYEAEEFCNLVANERLLENVSRVRDQYPSYTVCYLTNKLISYVEKRLGVIREKKDYNVGKSNGWKRPPIDEVLAKLTTHYDRVHSRHCIDGPEVAAHVVGLTSSLASCHFRKKSSWLSVKAEGVVASMDSVDKHLIKKSPWLKALIAIPKVQPRYAVAVGKKYPTMKSLLKVYMDPNKSEQEKELLLKDLKLEGLTGKYTNLGIVGSKRIYRVLMSRDGELKTDEVASQIYSPHDLD; translated from the exons ATGAATCAATGGGTTTGGTTCATCAGTAAAAGTAAATCGATAGTCCCGCCTTCACACTCACTCGAATCGTACTCCCTACTCTTTCGCCAAGTTCAATTTCTTTCTCCGTCTCTGTCAATGAGTTATCCGATTTTCATCTCCGACGATGATGCTACTCCTCCACCTCCATTCCCATCCAACAAGAGGCCTCGAAAGACTCCTCCCACCCCTACCATCGAACCcgaagcttcttcttctcctctgctcgtcgacgacgacgacgacgtcACCGTCGTCAAATGTCCCCTTGGTTCCGCAGCTGGCTCCTCTTCGCGGCGCCGTGAAGAAATTTTATCCG GAGTGATATCTCTTGACTCGGATTCTGAAGACACTCCTGGAGCAGGAGCTGAGACTTCGAACAAGTATGGGCCCACCATACTTGTTGATTCTTTGGAGCAGCCTTGTCGATTGGAACCTCTTATCAGTGATTCAGATTCTG ATAATAGTACTGATTGGTTGCGGGGACCCAGTTCTCAATCTTCACTTCCCAAAGTTGCTATTGAG GTCGATTCTGACCAAGAGAATGAAGACGTAAGTGTTGAGAAAATGAGTCGCCAAAAGCAGGCCTCATGCTCTAAAAGTCCTTCTCTTTCTGGTAACGCATTGCCAAGAAAGCGGTTGTCAAAGGATGAGAGAATCCGTGCCGCAGAGGAAAAGAAGTTAAGGAAAGAA CAAGAGAAATTACAGAGAGCTGCCTCGAAagcagaagaagctgagaaAAGAAAGTTGGACAAGGAAATGCAGAAACTTGGAAAGGGAAAGCTGGCGATTAAATCTATAGTCGCTGAGATTGATCTTCAATTGATTGAAGGAGCCCTTGGAG CACCTCTGATCACACTGTTCGCTGAGAAATGCATTACATACCGTGTAACCTCTAACCCAATCAAGAGTTCTATTGTGTGGACAATGACGACACCTCCGGAGGATGTTTCTCAG AAGATTCCATATGTTTTACTTGTGTACGAGGCTGAAGAATTTTGCAATCTTGTTGCAAATGAAAGACTTCTAGAAAACGTCTCGAGAGTTCGGGACCAATACCCATCTTATACAGTGTGCTACCTCACAAATAAATTGATTTCATACGTTGAAAAAAGGTTGGGTGTGATAAG GGAAAAGAAAGATTATAACGTGGGAAAATCCAATGGTTGGAAGCGACCTCCTATTGATGAG GTGCTTGCAAAGTTAACAACGCACTATGATAGAGTGCATTCCAGGCATTGTATAGATGGGCCTGAGGTGGCTGCACATGTTGTTGGTTTAACAAGCAGTCTGGCCTCTTGCCACTTCAG GAAAAAGTCATCTTGGTTATCAGTAAAGGCTGAAGGTGTTGTAGCCTCCATGGATTCTGTTGACAAGCACTTGATTAAGAAGAGTCCATG GTTAAAAGCTTTAATAGCAATACCAAAGGTGCAGCCAAGATACGCGGTAGCAGTGGGGAAGAAATATCCAACAATGAAGTCTCTTCTTAAGGTGTATATGGATCCTAACAAATCGGAACAAGAGAAAGAGTTGCTTCTAAAGGACTTGAAGTTAGAAGGGTTAACAGGAAAATACACAAACTTAGGAATAGTTGGTTCTAAGCGGATATATAGAGTTCTCATGTCTAGGGATGGAGAACTTAAGACTGATGAAGTGGCTTCACAGATTTATTCTCCACATGACTTGGACTAG
- the LOC125608191 gene encoding uncharacterized protein LOC125608191, translating into MAMKSTAKSQLTTGKASVAMYFNDISPGRSESQLRFRLIHFWEARNIAKARAFLGLELLLIDEHGTVMQGFISSNRAETYRPHLKAGATYTLQIFFATRSKEIYRVVDQSLTISFSNGSVLAPLDDDDIPVSVSFPADRFRFHTHDDFQANRGLRGDLYDVVGHLRLVNGQSLIDRPVLDEAEIISMRHVLVHLQTKDGAVMKLYLWDQAAKDFYKKFTSSEDTNQFFPCHNPPTANTSVSCNLALSTMSSSRVFIDKDIQPTIDYFNWLTSNPEIANRVNAD; encoded by the exons ATGGCGATGAAATCCACCGCAAAGTCTCAGCTTACCACCGGAAAAGCTTCCGTCGCCATGTATTTCAACGACATCTCACCAGGACGATCTGAGTCACAGCTTCGATTCCGGCTAATCCACTTTTGGGAGGCAAGAAACATAGCCAAAGCTCGGGCCTTTCTTGGCTTAGAGCTCCTACTCATTGATGAACAT GGGACTGTGATGCAAGGTTTTATATCCTCTAATCGTGCTGAAACATACCGGCCTCATCTCAAAGCAGGAGCTACTTACACTCTTCAGATTTTTTTTGCCACCAGAAGCAAGGAGATTTATCGTGTTGTTGATCAgagtttaacaatttcattctCCAACGGCTCTGTTCTCGCTCCCCTTGACGACGATGACATACCCGTCTCTGTCTCTTTCCCGGCAGACAGGTTCAGGTTCCACACACATGATGATTTCCAAGCTAACCGTGGACTCAGGGGCGACCTCTACG ATGTCGTTGGCCACTTGAGGCTGGTGAATGGACAGTCTCTCATTGACCGCCCCGTCCTTGATGAGGCCGAAATAATCAGCATGCGTCATGTTTTGGTACATTTGCAGACGAAAGA TGGAGCCGTTATGAAGCTGTACCTTTGGGACCAGGCTgcaaaagatttttacaagaaaTTCACATCCAGTGAAGACACTAATCAATTTTTCCCATGTCATAACCCACCCACTGCAAATACAAGCGTTTCCT GTAATTTAGCTCTCAGTACGATGTCATCCTCACGTGTCTTCATAGACAAAGATATCCAGCCCACGATTGATTACTTTAACTG GTTGACTTCTAACCCAGAGATTGCAAATCGGGTTAATGCAGATTAG